The following proteins are co-located in the Methylomonas sp. 11b genome:
- a CDS encoding FlhC family transcriptional regulator translates to MRRSHPYQLQWYEHWLLYELLKRKLRTSIVKKIISCLGDKDLQYIYYKLHRERPLPGKIPSLDSITRSREAFLYVAVFASIYRCASQRNVKTGIDINAVMFAWDCFCKTFPGHISERRPFSKIRPANFTEAWVIAEAIQTGMAELRYCSRCHHDFVIFYDSNYQPICQVCAMKNVSST, encoded by the coding sequence ATGAGGCGCTCGCACCCTTACCAATTGCAGTGGTACGAGCATTGGCTGTTATATGAATTGCTAAAGCGAAAATTACGCACTTCGATCGTCAAAAAAATCATTTCATGCCTGGGCGACAAAGATTTACAGTACATTTATTATAAGCTGCACCGAGAAAGACCTCTGCCCGGAAAGATCCCTAGCCTCGATTCGATCACCCGGTCCCGCGAAGCATTTTTGTATGTGGCCGTATTTGCGTCTATTTATCGTTGTGCCAGTCAACGTAACGTGAAAACCGGCATTGATATCAATGCTGTGATGTTTGCCTGGGATTGTTTCTGTAAAACCTTTCCTGGTCATATTAGTGAGCGACGACCTTTCAGTAAAATCAGACCCGCTAATTTCACTGAGGCCTGGGTGATTGCTGAGGCTATCCAAACTGGCATGGCAGAATTGCGATACTGCAGTCGATGTCATCATGATTTCGTGATCTTCTATGACAGCAATTATCA
- a CDS encoding flagellar transcriptional regulator FlhD has translation MDNDLYNLNLDYLLVAKGMIAAGDAYKAQFYLGLPTDAIEILRNMSIKQLKALAGSDYLKFSPRINPSHWREFIEIQTFATDSPEHRAKELLSILAQDGAS, from the coding sequence ATGGACAATGATTTGTATAACCTCAACCTGGATTACTTGCTGGTGGCCAAAGGGATGATTGCCGCCGGCGATGCGTATAAGGCTCAGTTTTATCTTGGTTTGCCGACAGACGCCATTGAAATACTCCGCAATATGTCGATCAAACAGCTGAAAGCATTGGCTGGAAGCGACTATCTAAAATTTAGTCCTCGAATCAATCCCAGTCACTGGCGAGAATTTATTGAAATACAAACATTTGCCACAGATTCTCCAGAACATCGGGCCAAAGAATTATTATCGATACTAGCCCAGGATGGCGCATCATGA
- a CDS encoding transglycosylase SLT domain-containing protein has protein sequence MIGIVSSFSNELSWAAENQSSERSASILSAKSLLQTTVWGDVAARHQLDPYVLYAVALIESKNHHQKNKVTPWPWALNHAGKAIITTNKQDAIIQLKQLLKEGNRNVDIGIMQVNLRWHGHRVDKPEQLLDPTTNLEIGAELLAKAIQSSPDNFALGVGRYYNWKNIPAAIEYGQNVINLAAHIRTII, from the coding sequence TTGATTGGCATCGTATCCAGTTTTTCAAACGAGTTAAGCTGGGCGGCTGAAAACCAGTCAAGTGAGCGATCGGCCAGCATCCTTTCTGCCAAATCTTTACTGCAAACCACGGTATGGGGGGACGTCGCTGCACGACATCAACTGGATCCCTATGTCTTGTATGCAGTAGCGTTGATCGAGTCGAAAAATCATCATCAGAAAAACAAAGTAACACCTTGGCCCTGGGCGCTAAATCATGCCGGCAAAGCCATCATTACAACGAATAAACAAGACGCTATTATCCAGCTTAAACAGCTGCTGAAGGAAGGTAACCGAAATGTCGACATCGGCATTATGCAAGTCAATCTGCGCTGGCATGGCCACCGGGTTGATAAGCCCGAACAGTTGCTCGATCCAACGACCAACCTCGAGATAGGCGCTGAGTTGCTCGCCAAAGCGATTCAATCATCGCCAGATAACTTCGCCTTGGGTGTAGGGCGTTATTACAACTGGAAGAATATTCCTGCCGCCATTGAGTATGGCCAAAATGTCATTAACCTAGCAGCGCATATCAGAACGATCATTTAG